The following proteins are encoded in a genomic region of Candidatus Zixiibacteriota bacterium:
- a CDS encoding HAMP domain-containing protein, with product MSWKDIKIAKKLYIGFGLILALAIIVGYAGYNGLSTYSQKVANSNDANQVMIWIKDMGAERLKFKFTQDETHYQNLQELSEKTNSQIRATQARFKDSKDVAMANEALSSIEKYCSTWDRWVEISQESKQAQAEIGRQADIFQKQANELSASQQKQMEQEFASRASHSALEERALKSRLADEIVKLFAFSRTAYRNWKLTDDDKYAQEFRQLQADIIEICKQNRALMRKQVNIDQLNNAIAAVETIDNMFVQVHENKNRMDNTYDQLTEEALAVVDVISRIQVGQEEKMHSAQASSISMMIIFLVGAVALGIAIAFVIARGISKPVSNMATIAQEIAVGDINHDIKFTSKDEIGTLADSFRGL from the coding sequence ATGAGTTGGAAGGACATCAAGATTGCCAAAAAGCTTTACATCGGTTTCGGTCTGATTTTGGCATTGGCGATAATAGTCGGTTACGCTGGTTACAACGGATTGAGCACTTACTCACAGAAGGTCGCTAATTCGAATGACGCCAACCAGGTCATGATCTGGATCAAGGATATGGGCGCAGAACGGCTAAAATTCAAATTTACGCAGGATGAAACCCATTATCAGAATTTGCAGGAGCTTTCAGAGAAAACCAACAGCCAAATCAGGGCTACTCAGGCACGCTTCAAGGATTCTAAGGATGTAGCCATGGCCAATGAGGCACTGAGCAGTATCGAGAAATACTGTTCGACCTGGGACAGGTGGGTTGAGATTTCGCAGGAGTCCAAACAGGCCCAGGCTGAAATCGGTCGCCAGGCAGACATCTTCCAGAAGCAGGCAAACGAGTTGAGCGCCAGCCAGCAAAAGCAGATGGAGCAGGAGTTCGCCTCCCGCGCCAGCCATAGCGCGCTCGAAGAACGTGCGCTCAAGTCCCGGCTGGCTGATGAAATCGTAAAATTGTTCGCCTTTTCGCGTACGGCCTACCGCAACTGGAAGCTAACCGATGATGATAAATATGCTCAAGAGTTCCGCCAGTTGCAGGCGGATATTATCGAAATCTGCAAGCAGAACCGGGCATTGATGAGAAAACAGGTCAATATCGATCAGCTCAACAACGCCATCGCGGCCGTAGAGACGATCGACAATATGTTTGTCCAGGTTCATGAAAACAAAAACAGGATGGACAATACCTACGATCAGCTGACCGAGGAAGCCCTGGCTGTGGTTGATGTCATCAGCCGAATCCAGGTTGGCCAGGAAGAGAAAATGCATTCCGCCCAGGCCAGCTCTATTTCCATGATGATAATCTTTCTGGTCGGTGCAGTAGCTTTGGGCATAGCGATAGCGTTCGTGATAGCCCGCGGCATCAGCAAGCCGGTCTCGAACATGGCAACGATAGCTCAGGAGATCGCGGTCGGCGATATCAACCACGATATCAAGTTCACCTCCAAAGACGAGATCGGTACTTTGGCCGATTCATTCAGAGGTCTG